A window from Argopecten irradians isolate NY chromosome 3, Ai_NY, whole genome shotgun sequence encodes these proteins:
- the LOC138319441 gene encoding serine/threonine-protein kinase VRK1-like yields MVKKLQYDECPNYEGMKTLFRKGLKNLGKKDEWKLDLPLNGPVSPKKGVKRKSSVVEEARSKPKQKAVAKQKKSTPKREVASPRKKTPNVQSPKNVKSLKVLSPKRIIPGRPSPKQIIPGLSTPKGIIPGRSTPKGIIPGCCTPKGIIPGRPSQSRNSPKAAVMRVKSPIYHNGKDSKDIPVKKVTATRRRVKRRRVPTVDTSMQTSPP; encoded by the exons atggtaAAGAAATTACAATATGATGAATGTCCAAACTATGAAGGGATGAAGACGCTATTCCGGAAAGGTCTGAAAAACCTTGGAAAAAAGGATGAATGGAAACTAGATTTACCCCTCAATGGTCCTGTCTCGCCAAAG AAGGGAGTCAAACGAAAAAGTTCTGTAGTTGAAGAAGCAAGGTCTAAACCAAAGCAAAAGGCTGTCGCTAAACAAAAGAAATCTACACCAAAAAGGGAGGTAGCATCGCCAAGAAAGAAAACACCAAATGTTCAGTCTCCCAAGAATGTGAAATCTCTAAAAGTGTTGTCACCAAAAAGAATTATCCCAGGTCGCCCTTCTCCAAAACAAATTATTCCAGGCCTTTCTACTCCTAAAGGAATTATTCCAGGCCGTTCCACTCCTAAAGGAATTATTCCAGGCTGTTGCACTCCTAAAGGAATTATTCCAGGCCGTCCATCTCAGTCTCGAAATTCACCCAAAGCTGCAGTGATGAGAGTCAAATCACCCATTTATCACAATGGAAAAGACAGTAAAGATATCCCTGTTAAAAAAG TGACAGCAACAAGGCGTCGAGTGAAGAGAAGGAGGGTACCAACAGTTGACACCAGCATGCAAACCTCACCACCATGA